The proteins below come from a single Chiloscyllium punctatum isolate Juve2018m chromosome 20, sChiPun1.3, whole genome shotgun sequence genomic window:
- the med7 gene encoding mediator of RNA polymerase II transcription subunit 7, translating to MGEPQQVSALPLPPAQYYKEYTDDNVRKGFAPKPPPPIRDSYTMFGNQFQCDDLIIRPLEGQGIERLHPSQFDHKKELKKLNMSILVNFLDLLDILIKSPGSIKREEKLEDLKLLFVHMHHLINEYRPHQARETLRVMMEVQKRQRLETAERFQKHLDRVMELIQSSLSSLPDDLPEAGDLMAKVKVEPLDTDECIGCGQAETQIDSSSKSEEVSDKDAAMCAIIDDMT from the coding sequence ATGGGTGAGCCACAACAGGTGAGTGCATTGCCTCTTCCTCCTGCGCAGTACTACAAGGAGTACACAGATGACAATGTCCGCAAAGGCTTTGCTCCGAAGCCACCGCCTCCCATCAGGGACAGCTACACCATGTTTGGTAACCAGTTCCAGTGCGATGACTTGATCATTCGCCCGTTGGAGGGTCAGGGCATCGAGAGGCTCCACCCCTCGCAGTTCGACCACAAGAAAGAGCTCAAGAAACTCAACATGTCCATTCTGGTGAACTTCCTGGACCTGTTGGACATCCTGATCAAAAGCCCCGGGAGCATCAAACGGGAGGAGAAACTGGAGGACCTGAAGCTCCTGTTTGTTCACATGCATCACCTGATCAACGAGTACCGCCCCCACCAGGCCCGGGAGACACTGCGCGTGATGATGGAGGTGCAGAAGAGGCAGCGCCTGGAGACGGCCGAACGCTTCCAAAAGCATCTGGACCGGGTGATGGAGCTGATCCAGAGCAGCCTCTCCTCGCTTCCCGATGACCTGCCTGAGGCTGGGGACCTCATGGCCAAGGTGAAGGTTGAACCCCTCGACACGGACGAGTGCATTGGCTGCGGTCAAGCAGAAACCCAGATAGACTCCTCATCCAAGAGTGAGGAAGTTAGTGATAAAGACGCAGCCATGTGTGCCATCATTGATGACATGACATAG